From one Candidatus Amarolinea dominans genomic stretch:
- the ssb gene encoding single-stranded DNA-binding protein has protein sequence MANLNRVQLIGRLGRDPEVRYIPSGAQVVSFSMAVDRVWKGQDGERKQATEWFQLEAWGRLGEICQQYLKKGSLAYVEGELRNDQWVDDKGEKRSRTKINMNGLQLLEPRRHDEPPPPPLEEPAIEEPF, from the coding sequence ATGGCAAACTTGAATCGCGTGCAGTTGATCGGGCGCCTGGGTCGTGATCCGGAAGTGCGCTACATCCCCAGCGGGGCGCAGGTCGTATCGTTTTCGATGGCGGTTGACCGTGTCTGGAAGGGGCAGGACGGTGAGCGCAAACAGGCCACGGAGTGGTTTCAACTGGAGGCCTGGGGTCGCCTGGGCGAAATCTGCCAGCAATATCTGAAGAAGGGCAGCCTGGCCTACGTGGAAGGCGAGTTGCGTAACGATCAGTGGGTTGATGACAAAGGCGAGAAACGCTCGCGCACCAAGATCAACATGAACGGCTTGCAGCTACTGGAACCCCGCCGACATGATGAGCCGCCCCCGCCGCCCCTGGAAGAGCCAGCGATCGAAGAACCCTTCTAA
- a CDS encoding ATP-binding protein: protein MTQHERLGIITDGAFNATLTARLEAGVSTEGLSIGSFVIVEGEDHLYFSTISDLQLRVTDPGLLSVPPGAASTFVRAALAGISTYAVVQVKPMLMIKKPSADPLAFVDQTARPEPVRTIPMHFAILRHASEGDFELVFGREGGKFFAMGTPLVGADLPISLDLERLMERSNGVFGQSGTGKSFLARLLLCGIVQRKVGVNLIFDMHDEYAFGVTSEDKVMVKGLKDLFGTRVQVWSLSEQAGRRAGRRVDAIFKIGLNQIEADDILLLREELDLNETAETTIALLERDFHGAWLARLLGMTPAEMEDWAKGANASSSALAALQRKLYLVERRPFVVPQADTKAIDEIVALLDRGIHVILHFGSESRTLDHMLVANIVTRRVRELYVQKMEKFVESRNEADAPKPLMITLEEAHKFLNPRAARQTIFGTIARELRKFRVTLMVVDQRPSGIDSEVLSQLGTRVTGKLTEERDIEAVLTGVANRAAVRAMMESLDTRQQILMVGHAVPMPIVLRTRRYDEAFYRAVTSDERRGDDRSPLPSFSQDMDDLFGA, encoded by the coding sequence ATGACTCAACACGAACGACTGGGGATTATCACTGACGGGGCCTTCAATGCGACGCTGACCGCGCGGCTGGAGGCCGGGGTGTCCACCGAAGGGCTGAGCATTGGCAGCTTCGTGATTGTGGAGGGCGAGGATCATCTCTACTTCAGCACGATCAGCGACTTGCAGCTGCGCGTAACCGATCCTGGCCTGCTGAGCGTGCCGCCCGGCGCCGCGTCCACCTTCGTCCGCGCCGCGCTGGCCGGCATCAGTACCTACGCCGTGGTGCAGGTCAAGCCGATGCTGATGATCAAGAAGCCGTCGGCCGATCCTCTGGCCTTTGTGGACCAGACGGCGCGGCCGGAGCCGGTGCGCACCATCCCCATGCATTTCGCCATCCTGCGTCACGCCAGCGAGGGTGATTTCGAGCTGGTCTTTGGCCGCGAGGGCGGCAAGTTCTTCGCCATGGGCACGCCGCTGGTCGGCGCCGATTTGCCCATCAGCCTTGACCTGGAGCGCCTGATGGAACGCTCCAACGGCGTCTTCGGCCAGTCAGGCACGGGCAAGTCGTTCCTCGCGCGCCTGCTCCTGTGCGGCATCGTCCAGCGCAAGGTGGGCGTCAACCTCATCTTTGACATGCACGATGAGTATGCGTTCGGCGTCACCTCCGAAGACAAGGTCATGGTCAAGGGCCTCAAAGACCTGTTCGGCACCCGTGTGCAGGTCTGGTCGTTGAGCGAACAGGCCGGCCGCCGCGCCGGCCGGCGGGTGGATGCCATTTTCAAGATCGGTCTCAACCAGATCGAGGCCGATGACATCCTTCTGCTGCGCGAGGAGTTGGACCTCAACGAGACGGCTGAGACCACGATTGCCCTCCTGGAAAGGGATTTTCACGGCGCATGGCTTGCCCGCCTGCTCGGCATGACACCGGCGGAGATGGAAGATTGGGCGAAGGGCGCCAACGCCAGTTCCAGCGCCCTGGCCGCGCTGCAGCGCAAGCTCTACCTGGTGGAGCGCCGTCCGTTCGTGGTGCCGCAGGCCGACACCAAGGCCATTGATGAGATTGTGGCCCTTCTCGACCGGGGCATCCATGTCATCCTGCACTTTGGCAGCGAATCGCGCACGCTCGACCATATGCTGGTCGCCAACATTGTGACGCGCCGGGTGCGCGAGCTGTATGTGCAGAAAATGGAGAAATTTGTCGAATCGCGCAATGAGGCCGATGCTCCCAAACCGTTGATGATTACCCTGGAAGAGGCGCACAAGTTCCTCAACCCGCGTGCGGCCCGCCAGACCATCTTCGGCACCATCGCGCGCGAACTGCGCAAGTTCCGCGTCACCTTGATGGTGGTGGATCAGCGCCCCAGCGGGATTGACAGCGAGGTGCTCTCGCAACTGGGCACGCGCGTCACCGGCAAACTGACCGAAGAACGTGATATCGAAGCGGTCCTGACCGGCGTAGCCAACCGCGCGGCCGTGCGCGCCATGATGGAAAGCCTGGACACCAGGCAGCAGATTCTGATGGTGGGTCACGCCGTCCCCATGCCGATCGTGCTGCGCACGCGACGCTACGACGAGGCTTTCTACCGCGCCGTGACGAGCGATGAGCGTCGCGGCGACGACCGTAGCCCGCTGCCCAGCTTCAGTCAGGATATGGACGATTTGTTCGGCGCCTGA
- a CDS encoding low molecular weight phosphotyrosine protein phosphatase, whose product MIQVLFICLGNICRSPMAEAVFRHLVTQAGLQDRIEILSAGASQWHVGEPAHRGTLAVLRQADIAHQGRARQVTPADLRAADYIVTMDQDNIYDLQRLDLRGDLDGKTHRLMEFAPANFPRDIPDPYYDNNFDYTYKLVVAGCRGLLAFLQERGMGLP is encoded by the coding sequence ATGATTCAAGTTCTTTTCATCTGCCTGGGTAATATCTGCCGCTCGCCGATGGCCGAAGCGGTGTTTCGTCACCTGGTGACGCAGGCCGGGCTGCAGGATAGGATCGAGATTCTGTCTGCCGGCGCCAGTCAATGGCATGTGGGTGAACCGGCGCACCGCGGCACGCTGGCTGTGCTACGCCAGGCTGACATTGCTCACCAGGGCCGCGCTCGCCAGGTGACGCCGGCCGATCTGCGCGCCGCCGATTACATTGTCACTATGGATCAGGACAACATTTATGATCTGCAGCGCCTGGACCTGCGCGGTGATCTGGATGGCAAGACGCATCGGCTGATGGAGTTTGCCCCGGCCAACTTTCCTCGTGATATCCCCGATCCCTATTACGATAACAACTTCGATTACACCTACAAGCTGGTGGTCGCCGGCTGCCGTGGGCTGCTGGCCTTCCTGCAGGAAAGAGGAATGGGGTTACCATGA